From a region of the Fischerella sp. JS2 genome:
- a CDS encoding SDR family oxidoreductase, with translation MKGLKGKNALITGASSGIGQAIAIRLAQEGCNIAINYRKSPEGAEDTEEMAMQKACGGIENCGVKSLLVQGDVSKEEDIMEIVKNVVDKLGSLDILVNNAGIQTECPSHEVKTEDFDRVIGVNLRGAYLCARETIKYFLSQNRPGIIINVSSVHEIIPRPMYISYSISKGGMENMTKTLALEYANRGIRVNAIAPGATITPINEAWTDDPEKKAVVESHIPMGRVGTSEEMAAAVAFLASDEAAYITGQTLFIDGGLTLYADFREAWSA, from the coding sequence ATGAAAGGATTAAAAGGTAAAAATGCTTTAATTACGGGTGCAAGTTCTGGTATTGGACAAGCGATCGCCATTCGCCTCGCCCAAGAAGGCTGCAATATTGCTATCAATTACCGCAAAAGTCCTGAAGGTGCGGAAGATACCGAAGAAATGGCAATGCAAAAAGCCTGTGGAGGTATTGAAAATTGTGGTGTGAAGTCACTGCTAGTACAAGGCGATGTCTCTAAGGAAGAAGACATTATGGAAATAGTCAAAAACGTAGTTGACAAGTTGGGTAGCCTTGATATTTTGGTCAACAATGCCGGAATTCAAACCGAATGTCCATCTCACGAAGTGAAGACCGAAGACTTTGACCGAGTGATTGGGGTAAATTTGCGGGGTGCTTATCTATGTGCGCGTGAAACTATCAAATACTTCCTCTCGCAAAACCGTCCCGGAATCATCATAAATGTTTCTAGCGTTCACGAAATTATTCCCCGACCGATGTATATCAGCTACTCCATTAGCAAAGGTGGGATGGAAAATATGACCAAAACTCTGGCACTAGAATATGCAAACCGAGGTATCCGTGTGAACGCGATCGCGCCGGGAGCAACTATCACCCCCATCAATGAAGCTTGGACAGATGATCCCGAAAAGAAAGCAGTTGTAGAAAGTCACATACCTATGGGTCGTGTGGGAACTTCAGAAGAAATGGCAGCGGCTGTAGCTTTTTTAGCATCTGATGAAGCCGCATACATCACAGGACAAACATTGTTTATTGACGGTGGGCTGACACTGTACGCTGACTTCCGGGAAGCTTGGTCTGCGTGA
- a CDS encoding universal stress protein, translating to MFKKILIALDSSEMGKHVFEQGFALAKMTGASLLLLHVLSSEEEGSPYIPVSTFDYYSGMWEQVCEFHQQEWDKWKHQGVEMLQSFCAQANTANVNAEFRQISGTPSRVICDLAASWGADLIVIGRRGHSGLAELFLGSVSNYVLHHAPCSVHVVQISIDDKETEVVKEGASASTSR from the coding sequence ATGTTTAAAAAGATTTTGATTGCATTAGATAGCTCTGAAATGGGTAAACATGTTTTTGAACAAGGCTTTGCTTTGGCAAAGATGACAGGAGCTAGTTTATTGCTACTACACGTTTTATCGAGTGAAGAAGAAGGTAGTCCTTATATACCAGTGTCCACTTTTGATTACTATTCCGGAATGTGGGAGCAAGTCTGTGAGTTTCATCAACAGGAGTGGGACAAGTGGAAACATCAAGGTGTAGAGATGTTACAATCATTCTGCGCTCAAGCAAACACAGCCAATGTGAACGCTGAATTTAGACAAATCTCTGGTACTCCTAGTCGAGTCATTTGTGATTTAGCTGCGAGTTGGGGTGCTGATCTCATTGTCATCGGGCGTCGAGGTCACTCTGGTCTGGCGGAACTCTTCCTCGGTAGCGTCAGTAATTATGTCCTTCACCATGCTCCTTGTTCAGTTCATGTTGTGCAAATTTCCATTGATGATAAAGAAACTGAAGTTGTAAAAGAAGGTGCAAGTGCTTCCACCTCTAGATAA
- a CDS encoding sodium:proton antiporter: MIDIYISALLIIGLLLLFVTLGSGWIVRLPLSFALIYLVVGILLGPYGIGLIQLRREGIFNAEVLERITEFVVIISVFSCGLKIVRPIGWKTWNLTIRLIAFLMPISIFGLAVVGKLFLGMNWGEAILLGAILAPTDPVLASEVQLNDTHDQDELRFGLTSEGGLNDALAFPFVYFGLYALKDSNWNNWLKSWVSIDLIWAIAAGIIMGFVVAKAVVWIDKKVQKHRRPDELMEDFIAISTILITYSLTEIVNGYGFLAVFVAGLVVQRSYNNSEKTLAKLEFIERLEKLLEVGTILLLGSILLFRPILNYATQSLLVIVLLFLIIRPLGVWLSTTGQSSPSRRRFLHPGSRWLIGWFGIRGVGSLYYLAYAFGKGLEGEVGEKISWITYTTIVVSVIVHGVSATPLMNIYERRIARHQEVHESSTIDKFE, encoded by the coding sequence ATGATAGATATTTATATCAGCGCTTTATTGATTATTGGTCTACTGTTGTTGTTTGTAACTCTAGGTTCAGGTTGGATTGTACGTTTACCTCTTTCTTTTGCCCTCATCTATTTAGTGGTTGGTATTCTGCTGGGTCCTTACGGAATTGGACTGATTCAATTACGTCGTGAGGGAATATTTAATGCTGAAGTACTCGAACGTATAACTGAATTTGTAGTAATTATTTCTGTTTTTAGTTGTGGTTTAAAAATTGTTCGTCCAATAGGTTGGAAAACTTGGAATCTTACGATACGCTTAATTGCATTTTTAATGCCAATTTCCATTTTTGGGTTAGCTGTTGTAGGTAAGTTGTTTTTAGGCATGAATTGGGGAGAAGCAATTTTATTAGGAGCAATTCTTGCGCCCACTGACCCAGTTTTAGCTTCAGAAGTTCAGCTAAATGATACACATGATCAAGATGAATTACGTTTTGGCTTAACTTCCGAAGGTGGCTTAAATGATGCTTTAGCCTTTCCCTTTGTTTACTTCGGATTATATGCTTTAAAAGATAGTAATTGGAATAATTGGTTGAAATCTTGGGTCAGTATTGATTTAATTTGGGCTATTGCAGCTGGCATTATTATGGGATTTGTTGTTGCTAAAGCAGTAGTCTGGATTGATAAAAAAGTCCAAAAGCATCGTCGTCCTGATGAATTAATGGAAGATTTTATTGCTATTAGTACTATTTTAATAACTTATTCATTAACAGAAATAGTTAATGGTTATGGTTTTCTCGCTGTATTTGTAGCTGGACTGGTTGTACAAAGGAGTTACAATAATTCCGAAAAAACTTTAGCAAAATTAGAATTCATAGAAAGGCTAGAAAAGCTGCTAGAAGTAGGAACAATCTTATTACTAGGTTCAATATTATTATTCCGGCCGATACTCAATTACGCTACTCAATCTCTGTTAGTAATAGTACTACTATTCTTGATCATCCGACCTTTGGGGGTCTGGCTCAGTACGACTGGTCAAAGTTCACCTTCTAGACGCCGCTTTCTACATCCAGGAAGTCGCTGGCTAATTGGTTGGTTTGGGATTCGTGGTGTTGGTTCTTTGTATTATCTTGCTTACGCTTTTGGTAAGGGTTTAGAAGGCGAAGTTGGCGAGAAGATTTCCTGGATTACCTACACTACTATTGTGGTTTCTGTGATAGTTCATGGCGTTAGTGCTACTCCGTTAATGAATATATATGAACGTCGGATCGCAAGACATCAAGAAGTTCATGAATCCTCAACAATTGATAAATTTGAGTAA